The nucleotide sequence TCAAGGCGTTCCCTATAGTACGCCCTTGACGATTGTTAAATATTGCTGACGATATTGCTGAACACATTTCCAATGGCAGGTCCGAGCAGCGCCAAAATAACGATCACGACAACAGCGATCAATACAAGAATCAAAGCATATTCGACGAGGCCCTGACCTTTTTCCTTCGGGCTGTACAGCATCTTTTTCACCTCCTTTTCATCGTGGATTTAGGAATTTGTTGCCTTGGTACGAATAATTATAGGTACTGCCTTAAATCGATTCAATAGGACATCTTTCCGATGCCGTTT is from Anaerolineales bacterium and encodes:
- a CDS encoding Flp family type IVb pilin; translated protein: MLYSPKEKGQGLVEYALILVLIAVVVIVILALLGPAIGNVFSNIVSNI